In one Lolium rigidum isolate FL_2022 chromosome 3, APGP_CSIRO_Lrig_0.1, whole genome shotgun sequence genomic region, the following are encoded:
- the LOC124694956 gene encoding uncharacterized protein LOC124694956 — protein sequence METDGLEDFYKHHHFKPSKEEAVTYFLPRLLAGTPLPHGADGLIRRADVYACEPRDLAARFAPVPNATSTGDRFFFTTCKRKSGNDARVVRRAGSGTWTIQTTEDVYHEGAKVGEAKQLSFKKGKTTTGWVMKEYRCLRPEAVVADGEMVLCKIHLAQHAPAAARQESDAYKLLPQEPAEPAPAQQSHKRPAPTAAAAGPPCSKKMRMAAPVPEPDCPSTHAQKLYGVSVPAPEEMEYEDCPVWFTSAAPVSSPAASTEVPHAPEADGDTGQFSCTMEELLGPQQQQEQTLPVAVEDEDFDWDSLDSESELHLLLKPWDDDDWETAPQEEQTTPVEAEKNNIQQVDTHQPAPSASWELPEDLRSLLAEHDDQEALLYMGCSYNTVAAACLHAPSLQGFFSFGAVN from the coding sequence ATGGAGACGGACGGGCTCGAGGACTTCTACAAGCACCACCACTTCAAGCCTTCCAAGGAGGAGGCCGTCACCTACTTCCTgccgcgcctcctcgccggcaCGCCGCTGCCGCACGGCGCCGACGGCCTCATCCGCCGCGCCGACGTCTACGCCTGCGAGCCCAGGGACCTCGCCGCCCGGTTCGCGCCCGTGCCtaacgccaccagcaccggcgaccgCTTCTTCTTCACGACCTGCAAGCGCAAGAGCGGGAACGACGCCCGGGTCGTCCGCCGCGCCGGGTCCGGCACATGGACCATCCAGACCACCGAGGACGTCTACCACGAGGGGGCCAAGGTCGGCGAGGCCAAGCAACTGTCGTTCAAGAAAGGGAAGACCACCACCGGCTGGGTCATGAAGGAGTACCGCTGCCTGCGTCCGGAGGCTGTCGTCGCCGACGGGGAGATGGTGCTCTGCAAGATCCATCTCGCTCAgcacgcgcccgccgccgcccgccaagaaTCCGACGCGTACAAGCTGCTTCCTCAAGAACCAGCAGAGCCTGCACCCGCGCAACAATCGCACAAGAGGCCAGCGCCtactgccgcggccgccggtcCGCCCTGCTCCAAGAAGATGCGGATGGCAGCCCCCGTCCCGGAACCTGACTGCCCGAGCACGCACGCACAGAAGCTGTACGGTGTTTCCGTCCCAGCACCCGAGGAGATGGAGTACGAGGATTGTCCGGTGTGGTTCACGTCTGCCGCGCCCGTTTCATCGCCGGCTGCGTCCACGGAGGTGCCCCACGCGCCTGAAGCTGACGGCGACACGGGCCAGTTCTCGTGCACCATGGAAGAGCTTCTCGGGCCACAGCAACAACAGGAGCAAACTCTCCCCGTGGCCGTGGAAGATGAGGACTTCGACTGGGATTCACTTGACAGTGAATCAGAGCTCCACCTGCTGCTAAAGCCTTGGGATGATGATGACTGGGAGACAGCGCCACAAGAGGAGCAAACTACCCCGGTCGAGGCTGAGAAGAACAACATCCAACAGGTCGATACACACCAGCCTGCGCCATCAGCTAGCTGGGAGCTTCCAGAGGACCTGCGGAGCCTCTTGGCTGAGCACGACGACCAAGAAGCACTGCTCTACATGGGGTGCAGCTACAACACCGTAGCGGCGGCCTGCCTTCACGCTCCATCGCTTCAGGGATTCTTCTCGTTTGGAGCTGTCAATTAG